The Pedobacter ginsengisoli region GATGGAGCGGTAAGGAACTTCATCTGGAAACTCACTGGCCCACAGGTGGGCAGGTCAACGGGAATTTATGGCGGCCAGGTGACTGTAGCGTCAGAACCTGGTGCATTTTATGATTTCACTAATGTAACCCTTACCATGGTACCCCAAGGAGCATTAATCGATGGCAGTAACGGAAGCACCATCACTATGAAGGTGCCCAACAGTCAAAAATTAGAGGTGCCGATTGGCCGCTATCTGATTTCTGCAGTGTATGCGCCTGCGGGGCAGGGACAGAAAACGATGAAAATCAGGCTGTCCGATACCGGCAGTTATAACAATAGTGTACTTGTTGATTTCAGTCCCTCGACCGATTTCTGCAAAAATTGTCTTACCCTGGATGTAAAGGAGTAAATTGCCAACATAAGGATTATAAACCGACTGAAGCCTGCAGTCGGTTTTTCTATTATACGCATTCTTAGTCCCAGTGTCTTAAATAATGATGACCAGAACCTACAGGTACAGTTATTATTTACAATAGTCAATATAATGGAAATAGATGACCTTCAACAATTATGGGAACTTGTAGCCAAACTCCACGACGGTCAAAAATACGGAGGTCGAGACAGGGATGAACAGATGGAATATATCAGCCATATAGGCAGTGTGGTGTTTGAACTACTCTATGCAGTAAAATCATCTCCCGAACTGGATAAGGACCTGATGATCAAATGTGGGCTGTTACATGATACAATCGAAGATACTAACTTCACGCTTGCCCAGATCAAGGAAACTTATGGCCTGGTAGTAGCGTCGGGTGTGGCCGCGTTGACCAAGGATAAGGCCCTTGAAAATAGAATGGATCAGATGTTGGATAGCCTGCAACGCATTAAGCAGCAACCCAAAGAGATCTGGGCGGTAAAAATGGCGGACCGCATATGTAATCTGTTCGCTCCGCCATTCTATTGGGACAATCATAGAAAATTGCATTATCTTCGGGAATCCAACCTGATCTATGAAGAGCTGCGGGAAGCATGCCCTTATTTGGCACACCGTCTTAAAGAGAAGATATTGGAGTACATGAGCTATGTGGATTGAAAAATCTGTTGCCAGAAACATGGCAGCAGGCCCCATATCTCAATTATATCTCAAAATATGAAATAGCGTATGGCTTTCAAGGAAAAAATAAAACTGAGAACAGCAATAACTGCGGACATTGCGTCAATTACACAACTTTATACTGAAACTGTTCTGACAGTTTGTACTGGTGAATACAATCAAAATGAACTTGAAACCTGGGCATCTCTTGGACAGAATCTTGAACGATGGAAAGACCGGATTAAAAATCAATATTTCCTGATTGCTGAGTTAGGAGAGAAAATCGTTGGGTTCGCAAGCTTATCACATGAAGGGTATCTAGATGTATTTTATATTCACAAAGATTACCAGCGCAGAGGAATTGCTTTTACGCTTTATAACACCTTAGAGGAACAGGCTATTAGACTTTCTTTGAAAAATATAATAGCAGATGTCAGTAAAACAGCAAAACCTTTCTTTGAGAAACAGGGATTTTTAACCTTAAGGGAGCAACTAAACCATTTAAAAGGATATATTCTTGTAAATTATAAGATGGAAAAGAAAATCTAAAATTTTATAAAGGAATTACTTCTCAATATTTGCCCAAAGCTGGGAGTTTCGGTCATATGGGTTCTTCCCTACTTTTTGGTGTAGGCTAAATATGGATGATCCAACGTTCGTTTATAGTATGTTGTTAAACAACTTTTAAGAAGATTCTAGTTGAGTCAATTTTTCAAAAGCGAGGAATCCCCTTAATTAATAATGTTATTTGATAAAATCGAGTAAAAGCACGAGAAGAGGGATTTTTGAGAATTGGTCAATCCAAAATCCCAGTATTGAAATATATCCGGCTTCCCTTTGGGTGATAGGAAGGCAAATACCTGATAATATTTAGTTCAACCAATTCTCTAATACATTTGTGATAAGTGGCCGTAGATCTAATTTTTGATGAGGCCATTAACTTTCTTCTGGTAATAGGAATGGCTTCTATCCAATGGTTCTTCTGCCACTGGTGATAGATTGCTAAAAATAGGCTGATGTGGGAGAACTCTACGCGCTGTTCCCTGGAAATGACTGTAAGAAATACATCAATTAACTTGTCTTGTTTCATAAACAATACATAAAACTGTTCACATAGTTGAAGCTTATCCTGATCCCAGTTATTAATTAGCACATCATATGCGTCTTTAGACTGGGAGATTTTAGGCCGTTCACAAGCTTTATATTTAGGCTGATAGGAAACTTTGATCTCTGCAACGTTGAACAGTGGGTTTTGGCATTGCGCTTTCATCATTTTAAATTTTAACGATTGAAAATTTGATTAATTGTGCGCGCCGCCAGCCGGGGGCTGAGCAAGCAAAAAATGCTGCGGAATAAATGGCCGGGCGGGGTAAGGCCGGTGGATTTATGCCGAACAATTTTTGCGCTCCGAAAGCCCCCGGCTAAATTGGTGCAGGATTAATGGAATAGATAACTGGCTTAGCAAGAAATGCAAACCACTTCATAGCATATCATTCCAACATTGGACAGCCTAAATTTCGAAAGCACTAACATTGAAGCTTAAAATTTAGACAGATGGAGATGATAAAAAAAGTAGCTCAAAGAAGGGCTTCCGGAACTGCTGCCAGAACAAATCGAAAGTCCATTAAAATCAACCCAAAACCTATTGGAAAAATACAAGCCAAAAAACGCATAACTCAGTCAACTGAGACAAAAAAAAAGAGTGGTGTGGTTTCAAAAAATCAATTAGACACCCCGAAAAGCATCGATAATATCGATGATGTTTTCGGCCAATCCGAGGAAGAAAAAGAGGAAAAACTGGTAAATTTAGTGGTTAAAGTTTTGGTTAAATCGACGTTAGACGAGCTATATGGAAAAGAGAGCAATTAGATATTTAAGATTTAGTGATAAGAAGCAAAGTGAGAATTCGATTGAACGCCAACGGATGGTTACTGATCAATACATAGAGTTCCATAAGATCAATTTGATAGACACATTTATAGATCGGGGAAGAAGTGCTAGAACATTCGACCGACCGGATTTCATAAAGCTCCAGGAATTCATCAGTCTTTATCATAAAAATGTGGATTACCTGCTTGTAGATCAGATGGATCGTTTCAGTCGGGATGCTGGTGAGGCCATGAGTATGGTCAAAAAGCTTCAATCGCAATATGGCATTCAAATTATTAGTGTATCAGAAGGTATTGAATTTGATTACAATACCCCAGGAAGCTTTTTCAGAGCAGGGCTCCAACTATTACTTGCCGAAGAGGACAATATCAACCGTAGTATAAAAATAAGAGCAGGTTTATATTCCAAGAAAACTAAAGAAGGAAAATACGTTTTTCGAATTACCCCCTACGGTTACACAAAAATAGGTGAACCAAGAGACCGGAGACTGATCATCAATGAAGATGAAGCAAAGGTAGTTCGGTTCATTTATGAAGCATATTTAAAGAATATACCCATGTACCTGATCAAACAAAAAGCTGAAATTATGGGGCTTAGCCGAAAAGGGAATATGATCGTAGAGCGCATTCTGACAAATCCGGTATATGCAGGACTACTCAAAACCGAAGCTTTTAAGGATCACCCCGGTGGTCTGTTTCCCGGAATTCATGAACCCATCATTGATCTGATCACATGGAAGATGATTCAGAGCAAATTCAAACGAGTAGTTAAAGCCCGAACGATTATTGATGATTCACTTCCGCTAAGAGGCATATTGAAATGCCATTGCGGAAACCTTCTTACAGGCGCTCCGTCACGTGGCAAATCAGGTAAATACTTTTACTACTACAAGTGCAGATTTTCTGGCCATAACAATATCAGCGCTAATAAAGCACATGATCAGTTTGATAAGATCCTTGATTTAATGAGTTTATCCTCAGCGAAAGTTGCGAAGATCAAGAACAACACGAAAAATGAAATAGAAAAGGAGCTGGAGATCAATAGAATTCGATTAGTGG contains the following coding sequences:
- a CDS encoding carboxypeptidase-like regulatory domain-containing protein — encoded protein: MNLLVALSLLMLACKKDKGGDMNKPATDMVKGKVLTSDGRPVSGARIIISSVIWYNENTVATTGAEGTYSKKLAGLDSDAFYAYASIQKDYNGKRYTMDLHPESTDDFFPADGAVRNFIWKLTGPQVGRSTGIYGGQVTVASEPGAFYDFTNVTLTMVPQGALIDGSNGSTITMKVPNSQKLEVPIGRYLISAVYAPAGQGQKTMKIRLSDTGSYNNSVLVDFSPSTDFCKNCLTLDVKE
- a CDS encoding recombinase family protein: MEKRAIRYLRFSDKKQSENSIERQRMVTDQYIEFHKINLIDTFIDRGRSARTFDRPDFIKLQEFISLYHKNVDYLLVDQMDRFSRDAGEAMSMVKKLQSQYGIQIISVSEGIEFDYNTPGSFFRAGLQLLLAEEDNINRSIKIRAGLYSKKTKEGKYVFRITPYGYTKIGEPRDRRLIINEDEAKVVRFIYEAYLKNIPMYLIKQKAEIMGLSRKGNMIVERILTNPVYAGLLKTEAFKDHPGGLFPGIHEPIIDLITWKMIQSKFKRVVKARTIIDDSLPLRGILKCHCGNLLTGAPSRGKSGKYFYYYKCRFSGHNNISANKAHDQFDKILDLMSLSSAKVAKIKNNTKNEIEKELEINRIRLVEKKGELSKEKELLYSVEDKYIKNEIDSDTYKRWFSTYKDKIDSLEFAVMRLEKTDNEAFTILDRRLELAGDVKYIYRKSNTLEKREFLDLVFDSNLYYEKGIYRTPTMMEALSHNVLKMKELGVLIVESSRKIGIISLSVLSHHTYVPFGIRRFVRITSFGVQFSNSSSWQIQCTSALRNTQYSDYPEGLDYVPVDNRTSYY
- a CDS encoding GNAT family N-acetyltransferase — its product is MAFKEKIKLRTAITADIASITQLYTETVLTVCTGEYNQNELETWASLGQNLERWKDRIKNQYFLIAELGEKIVGFASLSHEGYLDVFYIHKDYQRRGIAFTLYNTLEEQAIRLSLKNIIADVSKTAKPFFEKQGFLTLREQLNHLKGYILVNYKMEKKI